The proteins below are encoded in one region of Ferruginibacter lapsinanis:
- a CDS encoding fatty acid desaturase family protein, translated as MQSIKFICEDLKQIQFAFAVRKNVNAYFRDNEISIKGNLRLAIQTFVMLSLYIIPFALIFITPINAWLALLMAALSGAGMAGVGMCVMHDAIHGSYSKKEWINKMLGGTIYLLGSNVFNWKIQHNYLHHSYTNIEGYDHDINSKGPIRLSQYAPLKKIHRYQYIHAFFFYGLMTITKLINDFVQLHDFNKAGITRKYKINPVFEYIRMAIIKSIYLFVFIGLPILFTSFSWWQVLLGFLIMHWVAGCILSTVFQMAHVVEGAEQLLPDAQGIIYQEWAVHELLSTSDFARNNLFLEYYVGGLNFQIEHHLFPNICHIHYRKIAPIVERTAKEFGFTYNVKPSFRNAFYSHVQRLKELGQPAPPTK; from the coding sequence ATGCAATCTATAAAATTCATTTGTGAGGATCTCAAACAAATACAATTTGCATTTGCAGTTCGAAAAAATGTTAATGCATATTTCAGGGATAATGAAATTTCGATAAAAGGCAACCTAAGGCTTGCCATCCAGACATTTGTGATGTTATCGCTATACATTATCCCATTCGCTCTCATATTCATCACTCCAATAAATGCCTGGCTTGCACTGCTTATGGCAGCCTTATCCGGCGCAGGAATGGCAGGTGTTGGAATGTGTGTGATGCATGATGCCATTCATGGATCTTATTCAAAAAAAGAATGGATCAATAAAATGCTGGGCGGAACTATATATCTATTGGGCAGCAATGTATTTAACTGGAAAATACAACATAATTATTTGCATCATTCCTATACCAATATTGAAGGATATGACCATGATATCAACTCGAAAGGACCGATACGTTTGTCGCAATATGCTCCGTTAAAAAAAATTCACCGGTATCAATACATTCATGCTTTCTTCTTTTACGGTTTAATGACAATTACTAAACTTATCAATGACTTTGTACAACTACATGACTTCAACAAAGCAGGTATTACCCGTAAGTATAAGATCAATCCTGTTTTTGAATACATAAGAATGGCCATTATAAAGAGCATTTATCTTTTTGTTTTTATTGGGTTACCCATATTATTTACTTCTTTCAGTTGGTGGCAGGTATTGCTCGGTTTTTTAATCATGCACTGGGTAGCAGGTTGTATACTGAGTACTGTTTTTCAAATGGCACATGTAGTTGAAGGCGCAGAGCAATTATTACCCGATGCTCAAGGTATCATATACCAAGAATGGGCAGTTCATGAATTACTTTCCACTTCAGATTTTGCCAGAAATAATCTATTTCTTGAATATTATGTTGGCGGATTGAATTTCCAGATAGAACACCATTTATTTCCAAATATCTGCCATATACATTACAGAAAAATTGCTCCGATAGTAGAGCGGACAGCAAAGGAATTTGGTTTCACGTATAATGTAAAGCCAAGTTTCCGAAATGCATTTTATTCTCATGTTCAAAGACTAAAAGAATTGGGCCAACCTGCTCCACCAACAAAATAG
- the hisA gene encoding 1-(5-phosphoribosyl)-5-[(5-phosphoribosylamino)methylideneamino]imidazole-4-carboxamide isomerase, with product MEIIPAIDIIDGKCVRLTKGDYAQKKIYNENPAEVAREFEAAGIKRLHVVDLDGAKAGKIVNLKVLESIAEATDLIIDFGGGVKTISDVSDILNAGGDIVTIGSLAVKQPQVIEEWLMEFGTDKFLIGADVLDEKIKIGGWLEDSGLNIYDFIGKLLSLGATHIFCTDISKDGVMEGPSIDLYKKIMEQHPEINLIASGGVSNFDDVLQLKEIGCGGAIIGKAIYEGKITLKQLATIN from the coding sequence ATGGAGATCATTCCTGCAATAGATATCATAGATGGAAAATGTGTTCGCCTTACAAAAGGTGATTATGCACAGAAAAAGATCTACAACGAAAATCCTGCAGAGGTTGCAAGAGAATTTGAAGCAGCAGGCATTAAACGCTTGCATGTGGTTGACTTAGATGGAGCCAAAGCAGGGAAGATCGTTAATCTCAAAGTATTAGAATCAATTGCTGAAGCTACAGATTTGATCATTGATTTTGGCGGGGGTGTAAAAACGATTTCTGATGTATCGGATATTTTAAATGCAGGTGGAGATATAGTAACTATCGGAAGCTTGGCGGTGAAGCAACCACAGGTAATTGAAGAATGGTTGATGGAATTCGGTACAGATAAGTTTTTGATCGGAGCTGATGTGTTGGATGAAAAAATCAAGATCGGTGGCTGGCTGGAAGATAGCGGTTTGAATATTTATGATTTTATTGGAAAATTATTGAGTCTGGGGGCAACGCATATTTTCTGCACTGATATTTCCAAAGATGGTGTAATGGAAGGTCCGTCTATTGATCTGTATAAAAAAATTATGGAGCAACATCCTGAAATCAATTTAATAGCAAGTGGCGGTGTAAGTAATTTCGATGATGTATTGCAATTGAAAGAAATTGGTTGTGGCGGCGCCATTATCGGGAAAGCGATCTATGAAGGTAAAATCACATTGAAACAATTAGCAACGATCAACTAA
- a CDS encoding acyl-ACP desaturase, with product MKLSNTRIEVMNHLAKDMDTIIGDYLKSIDTNWQPSDLLPESNSEHFLREVAELQLQCKELPYDYLAVLVGDVITEEALPTYESWLMDVEGIDKTKSEGWSKWVRMWTAEENRHGDLLNKYLYLSGRINMRQMEISTQYLIADGFEIGTARDPYKNFVYTSFQELATNISHRRTATLAKKHGNDQLSKICGVIASDELRHAKAYKSFIGKIFEIDPSEMMLAFEDMMRKKIVMPAHFLRQQGETIGTAFSHFSDAAQRLGVYTSLDYTDILESLIEDWNIANIGDLTGAAEKGRDYIMGLPQRFRRIAERGLKAPIEYQFNWIY from the coding sequence ATGAAATTGAGCAATACGAGAATTGAGGTAATGAATCACTTAGCCAAAGATATGGACACCATCATTGGCGATTATCTTAAAAGCATTGATACCAATTGGCAACCATCCGATCTTTTACCCGAAAGCAATAGTGAGCATTTTTTAAGAGAAGTAGCAGAATTGCAATTACAATGTAAAGAACTTCCCTACGATTATTTAGCAGTACTGGTAGGTGATGTTATTACTGAAGAGGCTTTGCCTACTTACGAAAGCTGGCTGATGGATGTAGAAGGCATTGATAAAACCAAATCGGAAGGCTGGAGCAAATGGGTACGCATGTGGACAGCTGAAGAGAACCGTCATGGTGATCTGTTGAATAAATATCTATACTTATCCGGCCGTATCAATATGAGGCAAATGGAGATCAGTACACAATACCTGATCGCAGATGGTTTTGAGATCGGCACTGCAAGAGACCCCTATAAAAACTTTGTATACACTTCCTTCCAGGAACTGGCCACCAATATTTCACACAGGCGTACTGCTACCCTGGCAAAAAAACATGGCAACGATCAGCTGTCAAAAATTTGTGGTGTAATTGCCTCTGATGAACTACGACATGCAAAAGCTTACAAAAGTTTTATTGGTAAGATATTCGAGATAGACCCCAGCGAAATGATGCTGGCTTTTGAAGATATGATGCGGAAAAAAATTGTTATGCCTGCACATTTCCTTCGTCAGCAAGGTGAAACGATCGGCACAGCTTTTTCTCATTTCAGCGATGCTGCTCAACGTTTAGGAGTTTACACCAGCCTCGATTATACAGATATCTTAGAATCCCTGATAGAAGATTGGAATATCGCCAACATTGGCGATCTTACCGGCGCTGCAGAAAAAGGCAGAGACTATATCATGGGCTTACCGCAAAGATTCAGGCGTATTGCTGAAAGAGGTTTAAAAGCACCGATAGAATATCAGTTTAACTGGATCTATTAA
- the hisB gene encoding bifunctional histidinol-phosphatase/imidazoleglycerol-phosphate dehydratase HisB, protein MKKVLFIDRDGTLINEAPPTYQLDSFEKLAFYPDMFYYMRKIATELDYELVMITNQDGLGTASFPEDTFWPVHNFMMKSLSNEGIDFSEVIIDRTFAKDNAPTRKPNIGLVTKYINNPEYDLANSFVIGDRITDVQLAKNLGCKAFWLNGDDTLGAAEVKDSIAELRNSTVALETKQWAAIYEYLKLPPRIVKHERNTNETKISIEVNLDGTGKASVNTGLAFFDHMLDQIARHGNIDLNVTCKGDLHIDEHHSIEDTGIALGEAIAKALGDKRGIERYGFLLPMDDCLAQVAIDFGGRNWIVWDAEFKREKIGEMPTEMFFHFFKSFSDASKSNLNIKAEGENEHHKIEAIFKGFAKAIKMAVKRDINNNALPSTKGIL, encoded by the coding sequence GTGAAAAAAGTCTTATTCATAGATAGAGATGGTACTTTGATCAACGAAGCTCCACCAACTTATCAGTTAGATTCTTTCGAGAAATTAGCATTCTATCCTGATATGTTTTATTATATGCGTAAAATAGCTACTGAGTTAGATTACGAATTGGTAATGATCACCAACCAGGATGGACTCGGGACTGCTTCATTTCCTGAAGATACTTTTTGGCCGGTGCATAATTTTATGATGAAGAGTTTATCTAATGAAGGGATTGATTTTTCTGAAGTAATTATCGATAGAACTTTTGCAAAAGATAATGCGCCAACACGTAAGCCAAATATAGGGTTGGTTACAAAATACATCAACAATCCTGAATATGATCTTGCCAATTCATTTGTAATTGGTGATAGAATTACTGATGTGCAATTGGCTAAAAACCTTGGCTGCAAAGCATTTTGGTTGAATGGTGATGATACATTAGGCGCTGCAGAAGTAAAAGATTCAATCGCAGAATTAAGAAACAGTACAGTTGCGCTGGAAACAAAACAATGGGCAGCTATCTACGAATATTTAAAATTACCTCCACGAATTGTTAAGCATGAGCGTAATACCAACGAAACAAAAATTTCCATTGAAGTGAATTTAGATGGAACTGGAAAGGCTTCTGTTAATACAGGTTTAGCTTTCTTCGATCATATGTTGGACCAGATAGCTCGTCATGGTAATATTGATCTGAATGTTACATGTAAAGGTGACCTTCACATCGATGAACATCACAGCATTGAAGATACCGGTATTGCATTAGGTGAGGCTATCGCAAAAGCGTTGGGAGATAAAAGAGGGATTGAGCGTTACGGTTTCTTATTGCCGATGGATGATTGCCTTGCTCAGGTTGCTATTGATTTTGGCGGAAGAAATTGGATCGTTTGGGATGCTGAATTTAAAAGAGAAAAGATCGGAGAGATGCCGACAGAAATGTTCTTTCACTTTTTTAAATCGTTCAGCGATGCATCAAAAAGCAATTTGAATATTAAAGCTGAAGGCGAAAATGAACATCATAAAATAGAAGCTATTTTTAAAGGCTTTGCAAAAGCAATAAAGATGGCTGTGAAAAGAGATATCAATAACAACGCTTTGCCATCAACAAAAGGAATTCTATAA
- a CDS encoding Hsp20/alpha crystallin family protein, translated as MTIVKRNGNLLNHFPTLFDDFLNRDFFNWGLTNYSDTNTTIPAVNIKETTDNYEVEVAAPGMTKKDFKVQLEGNMLTISSEKTTDKKESDDVRYATREFSYQSFSRTFNLQKDVVDTEKIQAKYEDGVLHLLIPKMEHAKQKQPRLIEIS; from the coding sequence ATGACAATCGTAAAGAGAAATGGCAATTTGCTGAACCACTTCCCTACACTTTTTGATGATTTCCTTAACCGTGATTTTTTTAATTGGGGGTTGACAAATTATTCAGACACCAACACTACGATCCCTGCAGTCAACATTAAGGAAACCACAGATAATTATGAGGTTGAGGTTGCAGCACCTGGCATGACAAAAAAAGACTTCAAAGTTCAGCTTGAAGGAAACATGCTTACCATCAGTTCTGAAAAGACTACCGACAAAAAGGAAAGTGATGATGTAAGGTATGCCACCCGTGAATTTAGTTATCAATCTTTTTCAAGAACTTTCAACTTGCAGAAAGATGTGGTTGACACCGAAAAAATTCAGGCGAAATATGAGGATGGTGTATTGCATCTGTTGATTCCAAAAATGGAACATGCAAAACAAAAACAGCCAAGGCTGATCGAAATTTCCTAA
- the hisH gene encoding imidazole glycerol phosphate synthase subunit HisH yields the protein MQVAIVKYNAGNVQSVQYALDRLGVESIVTNDEALLQSADKVIFPGVGHAEAAMQSLQDNSLDTIIKGLTQPVLGICVGFQLMCNHTEEGDTKGLGIFDTEVKLFKSDIEKVPQIGWNNIYDYKSVLFNGLAENAFVYYVHSYYAALCNATVATTDYIIPYSGALQKDNFYAVQFHPEKSGTVGETILKNFINIK from the coding sequence ATGCAGGTAGCAATAGTAAAATATAATGCCGGTAATGTTCAAAGTGTTCAATATGCTTTGGATAGATTGGGTGTGGAATCGATTGTTACAAACGATGAAGCTTTGTTGCAAAGCGCTGATAAGGTGATCTTCCCCGGAGTTGGTCATGCAGAAGCGGCAATGCAATCTTTGCAGGATAATAGCCTCGATACAATTATAAAAGGATTGACGCAGCCCGTATTAGGTATCTGTGTTGGTTTTCAGCTGATGTGCAATCATACAGAAGAAGGCGACACAAAAGGATTAGGTATTTTTGATACAGAAGTAAAGCTATTCAAGTCGGATATAGAAAAAGTGCCACAAATAGGATGGAATAATATTTACGATTATAAATCTGTTCTTTTTAATGGGTTGGCGGAAAATGCTTTTGTGTATTATGTGCATAGTTATTATGCAGCATTGTGCAATGCTACAGTAGCAACAACAGACTATATTATTCCTTACAGCGGGGCATTGCAAAAAGATAATTTTTATGCAGTTCAGTTTCATCCTGAAAAATCGGGAACTGTTGGAGAAACAATTTTGAAAAACTTTATAAATATCAAATAA
- the hisF gene encoding imidazole glycerol phosphate synthase subunit HisF, producing the protein MLTKRIIPCLDIKEGRTVKGVNFVDIRDAGDPVELALLYSQQGADELVFLDITATVEKRKTLVELVKKVAAAINIPFTVGGGISTVEDVSVLLQNGADKISINTSAYKNPQIIADMSKEFGNQCIVLAIDTKKEEDGEWYVYLNGGRTKTETKTIDWAKQAVDLGAGEILLTSMNNDGTKAGFALDITAALSELLPVPIIASGGAGTMEHFKEVFEGGKADAALAASIFHYKEIGIPELKNYLSQQKINIRL; encoded by the coding sequence ATGTTAACGAAGAGAATTATACCTTGTCTGGATATTAAAGAAGGGAGAACTGTAAAAGGCGTGAACTTTGTTGATATACGTGATGCAGGAGATCCTGTAGAGCTGGCTTTATTGTACTCACAGCAAGGAGCAGACGAATTAGTATTTTTAGATATTACCGCAACGGTAGAAAAAAGAAAAACATTAGTAGAACTGGTAAAAAAGGTAGCAGCTGCTATTAATATTCCTTTTACGGTAGGTGGCGGTATCAGCACGGTAGAAGATGTATCTGTTTTATTACAAAACGGGGCAGATAAAATTTCTATCAATACATCTGCATACAAAAATCCGCAGATCATTGCTGACATGAGTAAAGAATTCGGGAATCAATGTATTGTATTGGCAATTGATACTAAGAAAGAAGAAGATGGTGAATGGTATGTGTATCTAAATGGTGGCAGAACCAAAACAGAAACTAAAACGATCGATTGGGCTAAACAAGCTGTGGACTTAGGAGCCGGAGAGATATTATTGACTTCCATGAATAATGATGGCACCAAGGCCGGCTTTGCATTGGACATAACAGCAGCTTTGTCGGAGTTATTGCCTGTTCCGATCATTGCATCGGGTGGTGCAGGAACAATGGAACATTTTAAAGAAGTGTTTGAAGGCGGAAAAGCCGATGCTGCATTAGCTGCAAGTATTTTTCATTATAAAGAAATAGGAATTCCTGAATTGAAAAATTATTTATCTCAACAAAAAATAAATATACGATTATGA
- a CDS encoding right-handed parallel beta-helix repeat-containing protein, translated as MVKLSKYIAALLVLLLFSVSKGYPQKSECGAGYIEKNIVKDFGAKGDGITNDHAAFELAADYFNKRGGCGKLIIPFGLYKVGRQVVDTPRRFMNGADLLFFKNVTNLTVEGIPNKQGQSPLIKYADGLYYGSFYYDKQRFGIPKCTPASRNYDVKFAATIGGAISINSSSTVKIKHIELDGNMDNCIIGGAWGDVGRQLFHVGIYTNQGRDIELVDINVHHFALDGVENAGANKLRFENVVSSYNGRQGFSWVDGDTLTAINCKFNHTGRLYIYSAPSAGVDIEPERKKDISYAQFTNCEFAYNRGCGLLMAVGANTVRNMNFANCTFIGMYNWSAWIPGVDIHFSDCSFYGNVVHTVPNKMVQKVKDITSFKRCYFSDIYNGVVTRKPGGYFFPLNSEKIILDDCTMKIYNRGFFWHSSGCGPTDSLTSEIRNSVIYAANQNEWQASVTGIKITNTKLFTLPGKLNLACPKDYTNFERTSYTPEKMLAAFPESVSSLKLADTVSYFVCKEEKVLVKGSTGLKRRPSPEKYLMFYEDSNCVIANRTKNSITGTLYVYNDKQQLVATRKAITIKANYTKGVSLVLSTGKYVAKFVQKQITLASGHLIIP; from the coding sequence ATGGTAAAATTATCGAAGTATATAGCTGCGTTACTGGTGTTATTACTGTTCTCAGTCAGTAAGGGCTATCCGCAAAAAAGCGAATGTGGTGCCGGCTATATTGAAAAAAATATTGTTAAGGATTTTGGCGCAAAAGGTGATGGGATAACCAATGACCATGCGGCATTTGAATTGGCTGCTGATTATTTCAACAAACGCGGAGGCTGTGGTAAATTAATTATTCCATTCGGGTTATATAAAGTAGGAAGACAAGTGGTGGATACTCCCAGAAGATTTATGAATGGAGCCGATCTGCTTTTTTTTAAGAATGTTACAAACTTAACTGTTGAGGGAATTCCAAACAAACAAGGGCAAAGTCCGCTGATAAAATATGCTGATGGACTTTATTACGGTTCATTTTATTATGATAAACAAAGATTCGGTATTCCTAAATGCACCCCTGCTAGCCGAAACTATGATGTAAAATTTGCTGCTACTATCGGAGGGGCTATTTCTATCAATTCCAGTTCAACCGTAAAAATAAAGCATATCGAATTGGATGGCAATATGGATAATTGTATAATTGGCGGGGCCTGGGGGGATGTAGGACGACAATTATTTCATGTAGGCATCTATACCAATCAAGGACGTGATATCGAATTAGTAGATATCAATGTTCATCATTTTGCGTTGGATGGAGTAGAAAATGCCGGAGCCAATAAACTTCGTTTCGAAAATGTGGTATCAAGTTATAATGGCAGGCAGGGATTCTCATGGGTAGATGGAGATACTTTGACAGCCATCAATTGCAAGTTCAATCATACGGGTAGGCTGTATATTTATTCGGCACCAAGTGCCGGTGTAGATATTGAGCCGGAAAGAAAAAAAGATATTTCTTATGCACAGTTCACTAATTGCGAATTTGCATATAACCGTGGCTGTGGGCTGTTGATGGCGGTAGGAGCCAATACGGTAAGAAATATGAATTTCGCTAATTGTACATTTATAGGCATGTATAATTGGTCGGCATGGATACCGGGAGTTGATATTCATTTTTCAGATTGTTCATTTTATGGAAATGTGGTGCACACTGTACCAAATAAAATGGTACAGAAGGTGAAGGATATCACATCCTTTAAAAGATGTTATTTCAGCGATATATATAATGGAGTGGTAACCCGGAAACCCGGAGGATATTTTTTTCCTTTAAATAGTGAGAAAATAATTTTGGATGACTGTACGATGAAAATATACAATCGTGGATTTTTCTGGCATTCCAGTGGTTGCGGGCCTACAGATTCGTTGACAAGTGAGATCAGGAACTCAGTGATCTATGCTGCCAATCAAAATGAATGGCAGGCTTCTGTTACGGGAATTAAAATTACCAATACCAAACTGTTTACATTGCCCGGTAAACTTAACTTGGCCTGTCCTAAAGATTATACAAATTTTGAAAGAACGAGCTACACACCTGAAAAGATGCTGGCAGCTTTTCCTGAAAGTGTATCTTCTTTAAAATTAGCAGACACGGTAAGCTATTTTGTGTGCAAAGAAGAAAAGGTACTAGTGAAAGGGAGTACCGGTCTCAAGCGCAGGCCATCTCCTGAAAAATACCTGATGTTTTATGAGGATAGTAATTGTGTGATTGCCAATCGTACAAAAAATAGTATAACCGGGACTCTATACGTTTACAACGATAAACAACAATTAGTTGCTACAAGAAAAGCGATCACGATAAAAGCTAATTATACCAAAGGAGTGTCCTTGGTGTTATCTACAGGTAAATATGTTGCAAAATTTGTGCAGAAGCAAATTACGCTTGCCAGCGGACATCTGATCATACCATAA
- the metX gene encoding homoserine O-acetyltransferase MetX, whose product MEFFHYQHNFQLENGQSLPGISIAYTTYGTLNAEKSNVVWVCHALTANSDVAEWWPGVVGSGHVITPEKHFIVCANILGSCYGSSGPLSTNPATGQPYYSSFPQITIRDMVNAHILLRKQLGIDKIFLLMGGSMGGYQAMEWCVMEKDVIENLFLLATSATESAWGIATHTAQRLAIEADSTWKDASPTAGAKGLKAARALGMLTYRNYGIMVAQQTDTDPEKIDNYKASSYINYQGDKLVKRFNAVSYWLLTKSMDSHHIARGRGGKLEPVLQSIHQRTLIIGISSDILCPLVEQEFLASHIPNTSLVEIDSSYGHDGFMVENRIISQHLEKWLHDGAKG is encoded by the coding sequence ATGGAGTTTTTTCACTATCAACATAATTTTCAACTGGAAAACGGGCAGTCATTACCCGGCATCAGCATAGCATATACAACTTACGGTACTTTAAACGCCGAAAAGAGCAATGTAGTATGGGTTTGCCACGCTTTAACGGCAAATTCCGATGTGGCTGAGTGGTGGCCCGGTGTTGTGGGCAGCGGACATGTAATAACCCCCGAAAAACATTTTATTGTTTGTGCCAATATATTAGGCTCCTGTTATGGCAGCAGCGGCCCGTTAAGTACCAACCCTGCCACCGGACAACCGTATTACAGCAGTTTTCCTCAAATAACCATCAGGGATATGGTAAATGCCCATATTTTACTGCGTAAGCAATTGGGTATAGATAAAATATTTCTCTTAATGGGTGGCAGCATGGGTGGCTACCAGGCCATGGAATGGTGTGTGATGGAAAAAGACGTGATTGAAAATTTATTTTTACTGGCAACCTCGGCTACAGAAAGTGCCTGGGGTATTGCTACCCATACAGCCCAGCGTTTAGCCATCGAAGCCGACAGCACCTGGAAAGACGCCTCACCCACCGCCGGTGCAAAAGGATTAAAAGCAGCCCGGGCATTGGGCATGCTCACCTACCGCAACTACGGCATTATGGTGGCACAACAAACAGATACCGATCCTGAAAAAATAGACAATTACAAAGCCTCTTCTTATATCAATTACCAGGGAGATAAATTAGTAAAACGTTTTAATGCCGTTAGCTACTGGTTGCTTACCAAGAGTATGGACAGCCATCATATTGCCAGAGGCCGTGGCGGAAAATTAGAACCCGTTTTACAAAGCATCCACCAACGCACCCTGATCATAGGCATCAGCAGCGACATTCTTTGTCCGCTGGTAGAGCAGGAATTTTTAGCCAGCCATATCCCCAATACAAGCCTGGTAGAAATCGATTCATCTTACGGCCACGATGGCTTTATGGTAGAGAACAGAATAATATCGCAGCATTTGGAAAAATGGCTGCATGACGGCGCAAAAGGATAA
- a CDS encoding universal stress protein has protein sequence MNTIIIPTDFSPTAINAMNYAVGMAKEINASIILFHAYQIPMTISEVPVQMVNIEEMRKDAEKHLQLLKEKIEHVTSGSLKIYKECRLGNTEDELEDYCKSIDPIAIVMGSRGSSNLDRVLFGSTTLTVIRHLSWPVIAIPPGKEYHPIKKIGFACDFKHVVETTPVDTIEKFAKLFNAELHILNVDYQDKHFTPDTPHESVLLHTMLEDLKPTYHFIEDADIGNGINRFAEENNIDLIIAIPKKHKLLESIFHQSGSKKILFASHIPIMCIHE, from the coding sequence ATGAATACAATTATTATTCCCACCGACTTTTCGCCTACTGCAATCAATGCGATGAACTATGCTGTAGGTATGGCTAAAGAGATCAACGCAAGTATCATTTTGTTTCATGCATATCAGATACCTATGACAATTAGTGAGGTACCTGTACAAATGGTAAACATTGAAGAGATGAGAAAAGATGCTGAAAAACATTTACAATTACTTAAGGAAAAAATAGAACATGTTACTTCCGGCTCACTCAAGATATATAAAGAATGCAGATTGGGAAATACCGAAGACGAACTGGAAGATTACTGTAAATCTATTGATCCGATCGCTATCGTAATGGGATCAAGAGGATCTTCAAATCTAGACCGAGTATTGTTTGGCAGCACCACTCTTACTGTTATACGCCATTTGAGTTGGCCGGTAATTGCCATCCCTCCGGGAAAAGAATATCATCCCATTAAAAAAATAGGATTTGCCTGCGACTTTAAGCATGTGGTAGAAACAACACCAGTGGATACGATAGAAAAATTCGCCAAATTATTCAATGCTGAGTTACACATATTGAATGTAGATTATCAAGACAAACACTTTACTCCCGATACTCCACATGAGTCTGTGTTATTACATACAATGCTGGAAGACCTTAAACCAACCTACCACTTTATCGAAGATGCCGATATAGGTAATGGCATTAACAGGTTTGCAGAAGAAAATAATATTGATCTCATTATCGCAATTCCAAAAAAACATAAATTATTGGAAAGTATTTTTCATCAAAGCGGCAGCAAAAAAATATTATTTGCATCACACATCCCTATCATGTGCATACATGAATGA
- the hisIE gene encoding bifunctional phosphoribosyl-AMP cyclohydrolase/phosphoribosyl-ATP diphosphatase HisIE, translated as MSVVVDFKKYADGLVPAIIQDYKTGTVLMLGFMNEEALAKTQELRKVTFFSRTKNRLWTKGEESGHYLLLKDIKADCDNDTLLIKAEPVGPTCHKGTDTCWGETNKSNDFLFQLEQIIADRKNNPSDASYTTSLFKKGINKIAQKVGEEAVEIVIEAKDNNKELFLGEAADLLFHYLILLQAKDHSLQDVLQVLESRHKK; from the coding sequence ATGAGCGTAGTGGTAGATTTTAAAAAATATGCGGATGGCCTGGTACCTGCAATTATTCAGGATTATAAAACCGGTACAGTATTAATGCTGGGTTTTATGAATGAAGAGGCTTTGGCTAAAACGCAGGAGCTCCGGAAAGTTACTTTCTTCAGTCGTACAAAAAACAGGTTGTGGACGAAAGGCGAAGAAAGTGGTCATTATCTTTTGTTGAAAGATATCAAAGCAGATTGTGATAATGATACCTTATTGATCAAAGCGGAGCCTGTTGGGCCTACCTGTCATAAGGGGACTGATACCTGCTGGGGTGAAACAAATAAATCGAATGATTTTTTATTTCAATTGGAGCAAATTATTGCGGATAGAAAAAATAATCCTTCCGATGCTTCTTATACCACATCTCTGTTCAAAAAGGGGATCAATAAAATTGCTCAGAAGGTAGGGGAAGAAGCAGTAGAAATTGTGATTGAAGCAAAAGATAATAATAAAGAATTGTTTTTAGGTGAAGCGGCAGATCTGTTGTTTCATTATTTGATATTACTACAGGCGAAAGATCATTCTTTGCAGGATGTTCTGCAGGTGTTGGAATCTCGCCATAAAAAATAA
- a CDS encoding pentapeptide repeat-containing protein, producing the protein MNKTNFAESILEQYRNGQRYFVDLNLENESFDDQNLQEAVFENCFLYSSFRRANLRNAKFINGNIKTCDFSEADLTNAHFENLAVESSQFARAKIDGIYFDNNWAYGQKVTRADFDEWIKDYEE; encoded by the coding sequence ATGAATAAGACGAATTTCGCAGAAAGTATTTTGGAACAATATCGAAATGGACAACGGTATTTTGTCGACCTGAACTTAGAAAATGAAAGTTTTGACGACCAAAACTTACAAGAAGCAGTGTTTGAGAATTGTTTCCTTTACTCTAGTTTCAGAAGAGCCAACTTAAGAAACGCAAAATTCATTAATGGCAATATCAAGACGTGTGACTTCAGTGAGGCAGATTTGACAAATGCACACTTTGAAAATCTTGCTGTCGAAAGTTCGCAATTTGCACGAGCCAAGATTGACGGAATATATTTTGATAACAATTGGGCTTATGGACAAAAGGTAACTAGAGCAGACTTTGACGAATGGATAAAAGATTACGAAGAATAA